A genomic region of Sciurus carolinensis chromosome 7, mSciCar1.2, whole genome shotgun sequence contains the following coding sequences:
- the LOC124987969 gene encoding actin-related protein 2/3 complex subunit 3-like produces the protein MPAYHSSFMDPDTKLFGKMSLLPIRSQFKGPAPRETKDTDIVDEAIYYFKANVFFKNYEIKNEADRTLIYITLYISECLKKLQKCNSKGQGKKEMYTLGITNFPIPGEPGFPLNAIYAKPANKQEDEVIRAYLQQLRQETGLRLCEKVFDLQNDKPSKWWTCFVKRQFVSKSLSGPGQ, from the coding sequence ATGCCGGCTTACCACTCTTCTTTCATGGACCCTGACACCAaactctttggaaaaatgtccCTGTTACCTATCAGAAGTCAGTTCAAAGGACCTGCCCCCAGAGAGACAAAAGATACAGATATTGTGGATGAAGCCATCTATTACTTCAAGGCCAATGTGTTCTtcaaaaactatgaaattaaGAATGAAGCTGATAGGACCTTGATATATATCACCCTCTACATTTCTGAGTGTCTAAAGAAACTCCAAAAGTGCAATTCCAAAGGCCAAGGTAAGAAAGAAATGTATACCCTGGGAATCACTAATTTTCCCATTCCTGGAGAGCCTGGTTTTCCACTTAATGCAATTTATGCCAAACCTGCAAACAAACAGGAAGATGAAGTCATTCGAGCCTACCTACAGCAGCTAAGGCAAGAGACTGGACTGAGACTTTGTGAGAAAGTTTTTGATCTTCAGAATGATAAACCCAGCAAGTGGTGGACTTGCTTTGTGAAGAGACAGTTTGTGAGCAAGAGTCTTTCAGGACCTGGGCAGTGA